In one window of Maribacter sp. BPC-D8 DNA:
- a CDS encoding SH3 domain-containing protein produces the protein MKKVIYLFFLLNYVLVWSQDYYFSNATSGLILRKEATINSERIGKLTYGTLCQIIEETDIKYTNSENNEKINSEWVKIKYDNFPFLDINDKEYDRDKTGYVVKEYLENLNKSSIKIVTRKIDSLTFFTSYKKTNHAPTKLIDLKEIEKMLSGRVKWIDNPMADEGREKVIKNIFLPNGQILNLGSELVNFDVVAYYPSEEILLFVVRDTIEFSISIKTGETINTIGNPEYILHSPSRKYRLNGWFSGQECGSYFFQEKKGNDFVYLTDFLTGTKRFDKDKCSFDKFYWVSDDEFIYSYIKDNGIKKYIKAKIKTKKKKIE, from the coding sequence ATGAAAAAAGTAATTTATCTATTTTTCTTACTTAATTACGTTTTAGTTTGGAGTCAAGATTATTATTTCTCAAATGCAACGAGTGGTTTAATTTTAAGAAAGGAAGCTACTATTAATTCAGAAAGAATTGGAAAGTTAACCTATGGAACGCTTTGCCAAATAATTGAAGAAACAGATATTAAATATACCAATTCAGAAAATAATGAAAAAATTAATTCTGAATGGGTAAAAATAAAATACGATAATTTTCCTTTTTTGGATATAAATGATAAGGAGTATGACAGGGATAAAACGGGCTATGTTGTGAAAGAATATTTAGAAAATTTAAACAAATCTTCTATTAAAATAGTAACAAGAAAAATAGATAGTTTAACTTTTTTTACTTCATATAAAAAGACCAACCATGCACCTACTAAACTTATTGATTTGAAAGAGATTGAAAAAATGCTATCTGGAAGAGTCAAATGGATTGATAATCCTATGGCCGATGAAGGACGAGAAAAAGTAATAAAAAACATTTTTTTACCTAACGGACAAATTCTTAATTTAGGAAGTGAACTAGTCAATTTTGATGTGGTTGCTTATTATCCATCTGAAGAAATATTACTCTTTGTAGTTAGAGATACAATTGAGTTTTCAATTAGTATAAAAACAGGAGAAACTATCAATACAATTGGAAACCCAGAATATATATTACATTCTCCTAGTAGAAAATATAGATTAAATGGTTGGTTTTCTGGTCAAGAATGTGGTAGTTATTTTTTTCAAGAAAAAAAAGGAAATGATTTTGTGTACTTAACTGATTTTCTAACTGGAACAAAAAGATTTGATAAAGATAAATGTTCTTTTGATAAATTCTATTGGGTAAGTGATGATGAATTTATATATTCTTACATCAAAGATAATGGTATAAAAAAATATATTAAAGCGAAAATAAAAACCAAAAAAAAAAAAATCGAATAG
- a CDS encoding SH3 domain-containing protein, with product MKYVFLTIVLLLATQLYAQTITAIVNSNNGLSIRDTPSLKAERIGVIPYKGKVKILQSSKEFEQIILSKERQVVGEWKKISFENIEGYVFDKFLNYKLDYKHKNYNPNRQHIDIYTEKEFFDNIGDKRTLNIKAEKLDLQQYGIDNFNTLSKYNFNKRQTNGKGIEVNEYKDKFSGLMLIRLNDLEITSDIKSEIILGETVIEKCKGITFNNLRFSNEDANNRPKGLSIEKSKQVYFTNIDLENGRFNVNPDCDIYFKYCDFNQYLLTMYDSIIAVENCKFYNAEKEAIVIVPTDYNDEVMTIIEISNSFFGFNMNMVNVMEIEEYLDDPYSKLNLLFDENNIIEYNPKYESLQILVPFKS from the coding sequence ATGAAATATGTTTTTCTTACTATAGTTTTACTATTAGCAACTCAACTATATGCACAAACAATTACAGCCATTGTTAATTCTAATAACGGTCTATCTATTCGAGATACCCCATCTTTAAAGGCTGAGCGCATAGGTGTAATACCTTATAAAGGAAAAGTAAAAATATTACAGTCGTCTAAGGAGTTTGAACAAATAATTTTGTCTAAAGAAAGACAAGTCGTTGGTGAATGGAAAAAAATCTCTTTTGAAAACATAGAGGGTTACGTTTTTGACAAGTTCTTAAATTACAAATTAGATTATAAACACAAAAATTATAACCCAAACAGACAGCACATTGACATCTATACTGAAAAGGAATTTTTTGATAATATAGGAGACAAAAGAACTTTGAACATTAAAGCCGAAAAGTTAGACTTACAACAATACGGAATAGACAATTTCAATACATTATCTAAATATAATTTCAACAAAAGACAAACTAATGGCAAAGGAATAGAGGTGAACGAGTACAAAGATAAATTTAGCGGATTGATGCTCATAAGATTAAACGACTTGGAAATTACAAGTGACATAAAATCTGAAATAATCTTGGGTGAAACCGTAATAGAAAAATGTAAAGGAATCACTTTTAATAATTTGAGGTTTTCTAACGAAGACGCAAACAACAGACCAAAAGGCCTTTCTATTGAAAAATCTAAACAGGTATATTTCACCAATATTGATTTAGAAAACGGAAGATTCAATGTTAACCCAGATTGCGATATATACTTTAAATATTGTGATTTTAATCAATATTTACTTACCATGTATGATTCTATAATTGCTGTTGAAAACTGTAAATTTTACAATGCTGAAAAAGAAGCAATCGTTATCGTACCAACTGATTATAATGATGAAGTAATGACAATCATAGAAATTTCAAATTCTTTTTTTGGGTTCAATATGAATATGGTCAATGTAATGGAAATAGAAGAATATCTAGATGACCCATATTCTAAACTGAATCTTTTGTTTGATGAAAATAATATAATCGAATACAACCCAAAATATGAAAGTCTTCAAATTTTAGTTCCTTTCAAATCTTAA
- a CDS encoding transposase, whose product MYTKHFKYMYKNDGYVKRYSESFKLKVLAELTKGNHSKRQIALTYGIQSSTINVWIKKYDRKDLMNTRVTVQTDDELSRIKALQKELKQLKDLLIKKDLDKLVTDSYLEVAAENLGYRDVEELKKNLNIKP is encoded by the coding sequence ATGTATACAAAACACTTCAAGTATATGTATAAAAATGATGGATATGTAAAACGCTATAGTGAGAGCTTCAAGCTCAAAGTCTTGGCAGAACTTACCAAAGGAAACCATTCCAAAAGACAAATTGCATTAACTTACGGTATACAATCCAGTACTATAAACGTATGGATTAAAAAGTATGATCGTAAAGATTTAATGAACACCCGTGTAACCGTGCAAACAGACGACGAACTTTCCCGTATCAAAGCCCTTCAAAAAGAGCTGAAACAACTTAAGGACCTTCTTATTAAAAAGGACCTGGACAAACTGGTGACCGATAGCTATCTCGAGGTAGCTGCCGAGAACCTGGGCTATAGAGATGTTGAGGAATTAAAAAAAAACTTAAACATAAAGCCTTGA
- a CDS encoding ankyrin repeat domain-containing protein: protein MTLEKDLFRALFEPNKNRLIELIELYKIDINKYTDFSSQNSILIESLLCKKAQQGTTEQLEIITYLINKNVDLNWKNKSGFNALHIALAHHELSKISLLLIKNDKMDIHVIEDKNGNNPIFTAIREYGKTWREEQKELNQLRFEIINVLLKRGADLDKINHSGISSRRWIEISNDKKLHDLIEKHDAK, encoded by the coding sequence ATGACTTTAGAAAAAGACCTCTTTAGAGCACTATTTGAACCAAACAAGAATCGTTTAATTGAGTTGATAGAACTATATAAAATTGATATAAATAAATACACTGATTTTTCTAGTCAAAATTCAATTTTGATTGAATCGCTTTTATGTAAAAAAGCGCAACAGGGCACTACTGAGCAACTTGAAATTATTACGTATTTAATTAATAAAAATGTTGATTTAAATTGGAAAAATAAGAGCGGATTTAATGCCTTACATATTGCCCTTGCACATCACGAACTTTCTAAAATATCACTACTATTAATTAAAAATGATAAAATGGACATTCATGTTATCGAAGACAAAAATGGAAATAACCCAATTTTTACTGCAATTAGAGAATATGGAAAAACCTGGAGAGAAGAGCAAAAAGAACTTAACCAGCTAAGATTTGAAATTATCAACGTACTATTAAAACGTGGAGCAGATTTAGACAAAATAAACCATAGCGGAATTTCATCTAGACGTTGGATCGAGATTTCAAATGACAAAAAGTTACATGATTTAATTGAAAAGCACGACGCAAAATAA
- a CDS encoding DUF7003 family protein, translated as MNLFKFKKKREYSAKHILTQLDMCAEDFSFPMLDNGYVYPICSKLKAFRDEKRWVLIIEVIGYNYRAAGHFGISNCLHIFGNCIKSEPGTDNENFLYLTDNSLDFPTFNAEYGDYLNPKAKTMLLRNNQISINHNREFYLDKGIQLEEDGKIFIWEFLRGLEPDYNDDFFATEKEIRERIPMDLPKIIELTEWNHPDCADSELPSKNETFKQLAKVLETGQTEHYKPKKKSNSHWKNWPDGGTL; from the coding sequence ATGAACCTTTTCAAATTTAAGAAAAAACGGGAGTATTCAGCAAAACATATCCTAACTCAATTAGATATGTGTGCCGAAGATTTTAGTTTTCCTATGCTTGATAATGGATACGTTTATCCAATATGTTCAAAGTTAAAAGCTTTTCGAGATGAGAAAAGATGGGTGTTAATAATAGAGGTCATTGGATATAATTATCGTGCTGCTGGTCATTTTGGAATTTCTAATTGCTTACATATTTTTGGAAACTGCATAAAATCAGAGCCAGGAACTGACAACGAAAACTTCCTATACCTTACCGATAACAGTTTGGACTTTCCAACTTTTAATGCCGAATATGGCGATTACTTAAATCCAAAAGCAAAAACTATGCTTTTGCGAAATAATCAAATTTCCATTAATCATAATCGAGAATTTTATCTCGATAAAGGAATTCAACTAGAAGAAGATGGTAAAATTTTCATTTGGGAATTTTTAAGAGGCTTAGAGCCAGATTATAACGATGATTTTTTTGCGACCGAAAAAGAAATTCGGGAGCGAATTCCAATGGATTTGCCAAAAATCATAGAATTGACAGAATGGAATCATCCTGATTGTGCAGATTCCGAACTTCCAAGTAAAAACGAAACTTTTAAGCAATTAGCTAAGGTTTTGGAAACTGGCCAAACAGAACATTACAAACCGAAAAAAAAATCAAATAGTCATTGGAAAAATTGGCCTGATGGAGGAACGCTGTAA
- a CDS encoding energy transducer TonB yields the protein MTRILILMLLFSNLVICQVDSEIKYFKDKYGQTEVESGPYMLEIKKINDSVTTHIFSKTKKGQKIWTQSYLGNQPYGIWYRYDKKGNIESTRDYNFTLKYGEFIPENAIKYSELRMSIQSDSNNEKIHQHIVKNFRYPEIAQEQGIQGKVTFQFTIDENGKVDNLRILEGADITLDTECFSIMNSLKELEPYKKDGQNVLVYKTMPITFKLQ from the coding sequence ATGACAAGAATTCTAATCTTAATGCTATTATTTTCAAATCTAGTTATTTGTCAGGTAGATTCTGAAATCAAATATTTTAAAGATAAATATGGTCAGACGGAAGTCGAAAGTGGACCATACATGCTTGAAATAAAAAAGATAAATGACAGCGTAACTACTCATATTTTTAGCAAAACCAAAAAAGGGCAGAAAATTTGGACCCAATCGTACTTGGGAAATCAACCATATGGAATATGGTATAGGTATGACAAAAAAGGAAATATTGAATCTACTAGAGACTATAATTTCACTCTAAAATATGGAGAGTTTATTCCTGAAAACGCCATTAAATATTCAGAATTGAGAATGTCTATTCAATCAGATTCTAATAATGAAAAAATTCATCAGCACATTGTAAAAAATTTCAGATATCCTGAAATAGCCCAAGAACAAGGAATTCAAGGAAAAGTAACATTTCAGTTTACAATAGACGAGAATGGAAAAGTTGATAACCTAAGAATTTTAGAAGGGGCTGATATTACCTTAGATACTGAATGTTTTTCAATAATGAATTCTTTAAAAGAATTAGAACCATATAAGAAAGATGGTCAAAATGTTTTAGTCTATAAAACAATGCCTATTACATTTAAACTGCAATAA
- a CDS encoding NADase-type glycan-binding domain-containing protein: MRNAINIIFVSIIISLALACKAQKISSANTTVLAKIDSVSVYELSENSENKELFWLYANFDISDPIIFSRKFNGPFDYTDFNYSEALNFDFIVEPYNSKSKYLSDDSFKTYFSFNMYEEDIKIIVKLNKTARLEVFPDSNVDDILSVNDTLLNPLRFSLVNGNVTSKQAFKDFGRVKDLEVFINDESKGLVTLLDTPYIQEFQIAGFFKRDDTVILKPLNFYKGEKYDLVCISEMKKCLNIVIHSSIDQKYDYNDVLEKISISREKQKKNKK; this comes from the coding sequence ATGAGAAATGCTATTAATATAATATTTGTCTCCATTATAATTTCACTAGCTCTAGCTTGTAAAGCTCAAAAAATAAGTAGTGCAAATACAACTGTACTAGCTAAAATAGATAGTGTTTCTGTTTACGAATTATCAGAAAATTCTGAAAATAAAGAACTTTTTTGGCTTTACGCTAATTTTGATATTAGTGACCCTATTATTTTTTCACGAAAGTTTAATGGTCCATTTGACTATACTGACTTTAATTATTCTGAAGCTTTAAATTTTGATTTTATTGTAGAACCTTATAACTCAAAATCGAAATATCTTTCAGACGATTCTTTTAAAACATATTTTTCATTCAATATGTACGAGGAGGATATTAAAATAATTGTAAAACTTAATAAAACAGCTCGATTAGAAGTTTTTCCTGATTCTAACGTTGATGACATCTTAAGTGTTAATGACACATTGCTAAACCCATTAAGGTTTTCTTTAGTAAATGGAAATGTAACATCGAAACAAGCTTTTAAAGATTTTGGAAGAGTAAAAGATTTAGAGGTATTTATTAACGATGAATCTAAAGGATTAGTTACTTTATTAGACACGCCATATATTCAAGAATTTCAAATTGCAGGTTTTTTCAAAAGAGATGATACAGTTATACTTAAACCCTTAAATTTTTATAAAGGAGAAAAATATGACTTAGTATGTATTTCAGAAATGAAAAAATGTTTAAATATTGTAATACATTCAAGTATAGATCAAAAATATGATTATAACGATGTGCTAGAAAAAATTTCTATTTCAAGAGAAAAGCAGAAGAAAAATAAAAAATAA
- a CDS encoding IS3 family transposase, translated as MKVAPINRNERLYSIGTICNAFDLKRDAYYKYQKRFLIKKQIEQDIIELVRQSRRTLPREGTRKLMRSLKDEFYKYDLKVGRDQLFSILRENNLLIRRKRYSCRTTNSYHRFYKYNNIIKDLKINRPNQVWASDITYIRTIKGFCYLALITDMYSRKIVGYDLSDSLELKGCVRALNKAIYNAKNIDSLIHHSDRGIQYCSNVYTQILKRKKIKISMTEENHCYENALAERVNGILKDEFYLDQTFTSVVHAKKAAKNAIKLYNSKRLHLSLDYKTPDYVHQYAA; from the coding sequence ATGAAAGTAGCACCGATAAACCGTAATGAAAGGCTGTATTCAATTGGTACTATCTGCAATGCTTTTGATCTGAAAAGAGATGCCTATTACAAATACCAAAAAAGGTTTTTAATCAAAAAACAGATAGAACAGGATATAATCGAACTTGTCCGGCAAAGTAGAAGAACACTGCCCAGAGAAGGCACCAGAAAACTCATGAGATCATTAAAAGATGAGTTTTATAAGTACGACCTTAAAGTAGGTAGAGACCAGCTATTCAGTATCTTAAGAGAAAACAATTTGCTCATAAGAAGAAAGAGATACTCCTGTAGAACTACCAATTCATATCACAGATTCTATAAGTATAATAACATTATAAAAGACTTGAAGATCAATAGACCTAATCAGGTTTGGGCATCCGATATTACCTATATCAGAACCATAAAAGGATTCTGTTACCTGGCATTGATTACGGACATGTACTCCCGTAAAATCGTTGGATACGACCTGAGTGATAGTCTTGAACTAAAAGGTTGTGTCAGAGCTTTAAATAAAGCTATTTACAATGCTAAGAACATTGACAGCCTTATTCATCACTCCGACAGAGGTATTCAATATTGCAGTAATGTCTATACCCAAATACTAAAAAGAAAGAAAATTAAAATCAGTATGACTGAAGAAAACCATTGCTATGAAAACGCCCTAGCCGAAAGGGTAAACGGTATTCTAAAAGATGAATTTTATCTTGACCAAACCTTTACCAGCGTGGTACATGCTAAAAAAGCAGCCAAAAATGCAATCAAACTATACAACTCTAAAAGATTGCATTTATCTTTAGATTATAAAACACCAGATTACGTGCATCAATATGCCGCTTAA